The region CTTGGCCAACTTGTTCGCGAGCCTTGGCCGTAACTTGCTCGGCTCTGGCCTTTTTGTAGCCGCCGATGTCGATGCCGACTCTTAATTCTTCACTGTCGCGGCCGCGCAGCATCATGTTTATGAGGTACTGCAAAGCCCTTAGGTTCTCGCCGTGATGTCCAATCAGATGAGCGCTGTCTTCGGTTTCAACCAAAAATTCGACTCTTTCGTCGGTTTCCTCGATTGCAACTTTGGTGTTGATCCCAAAAAAAGTTAGGATCTCTTCTAGTCGAACTTTGGCTAAGGCCATCTGGTCTTCGCGACTCATTATTCCTTCTCCAGGTCACGGACGTCTTCCCTAAGTAGGATCGATTGCTGCAAAATCGCTACTAGGCTAGCAACCGTCCAGTAGAGCGCTAGAGCCGATGGCAATCTCAGGGCAATTAGGAAGGTTAGGAACGGGAAAATTTTGGTGGTCGAATTCATAACTTGGGCTTGAGTGTCGCCGGA is a window of Candidatus Saccharimonadales bacterium DNA encoding:
- a CDS encoding R3H domain-containing nucleic acid-binding protein: MSREDQMALAKVRLEEILTFFGINTKVAIEETDERVEFLVETEDSAHLIGHHGENLRALQYLINMMLRGRDSEELRVGIDIGGYKKARAEQVTAKAREQVGQVIETGQSLELPPMNPAERRLVHVVVGETEGVVSESVGEGPKRRVVIKPN